From a region of the Hymenobacter jejuensis genome:
- a CDS encoding DUF5686 and carboxypeptidase-like regulatory domain-containing protein, translating to MKNAALLLFWLLLLAGVAPATAQRILCSGQITEAGNGHPVPFASVFVPGTSNGTTADEQGRYQLTLPQPADTIAASALGFAPQKKHLTTDATQTINFTLRGGAVTLGEVTVRPHENPAYAIMRQVQAHKPQNNKRELQAFEFDSYNRVAVSISNLPAKISNRSVFKDMMAVADSKGQPLGPDGKPLLPIFASEVLSRLYVRHDPLRKREEIRRTQMRGVAPRDGSVLSQILGSSFQDWDFYPNWQQLLGKDFISPIADGWKFTYEYDLQDSVYVGKDWCYQLGVAPRRAGDLAFTGTIWITADSYALRRVDLTVAPKANLNFVDQVKVQQELVPSEAASQWLPKRTHVVIGLKPTKGSTGFLADFTTINSNFDVNHPKPLVFYALPVETMPDAYAPLTADYWEKNRPDSLSLDEQRTFAVLDSVRKLPSVHSTLELADIVVNGYKRVGNWDLGPVINTYSFNSIEGNRFRVGFRTTPEISADWLTRAYLAYGTRDGRFKYGVRVSRILNRRTWTVATVERRHDIDQVALLDNDYALENPLYEMSARMGNISNGRPLMRDLNTLTLQTDLFRGFTQKVSLRYQRFNPLYNFAYYNTDVRQPGAPTKDDYALTELVLESRYARDEVLIQNQNRRYAIGLMKWPVLTFRYTAGFDNVLGSDFKYHKFNLLVTQSVKIGQLGRTDYVLDGGYIPSTVPYPVLKTHLGNESPFYNGAAFNLMRYFEYVSDRYVSFRFENHFEGFLLNSVPAIKRLNWRLIASGNVLYGSVSDANRAINPPFDATGTPLPTFQSLGRTPYAEAGYGIENIFKVVRIDFLHRLTYRNVPGARNFGVKLSLQFKL from the coding sequence ATGAAGAACGCTGCGCTGCTGCTATTTTGGCTATTGCTGCTGGCGGGTGTTGCGCCCGCGACGGCGCAACGCATTTTGTGCTCGGGGCAGATTACGGAGGCCGGCAACGGACATCCGGTGCCGTTTGCCTCGGTATTTGTACCAGGTACCAGCAACGGCACTACCGCCGACGAGCAAGGCCGCTACCAGCTCACGCTCCCGCAACCCGCTGATACGATTGCCGCTTCGGCGCTGGGCTTTGCGCCCCAGAAAAAGCATCTTACTACCGACGCTACCCAGACCATCAACTTTACCCTCAGGGGCGGCGCCGTGACGCTGGGCGAGGTAACCGTGCGCCCCCACGAAAACCCGGCGTACGCAATTATGCGCCAGGTGCAGGCCCACAAGCCGCAAAACAACAAGCGCGAGTTGCAAGCCTTCGAATTCGACAGCTACAACCGCGTCGCCGTTTCCATTTCCAACCTGCCGGCCAAGATTAGCAACCGCAGCGTCTTCAAGGACATGATGGCCGTGGCCGACAGCAAGGGCCAGCCGCTTGGCCCCGATGGCAAGCCCCTACTGCCCATTTTTGCTTCGGAAGTACTATCGCGGTTGTATGTTCGCCACGATCCGTTGCGCAAGCGGGAAGAGATCCGGCGCACCCAGATGCGCGGGGTAGCTCCGCGCGACGGCTCGGTGCTCTCGCAGATTCTGGGGTCGTCGTTTCAGGACTGGGATTTTTACCCCAATTGGCAACAGCTTCTGGGTAAGGACTTTATCTCGCCCATTGCCGACGGCTGGAAGTTTACCTACGAATACGACCTACAGGATTCGGTGTACGTGGGCAAGGACTGGTGCTACCAATTGGGCGTGGCGCCGCGGCGGGCCGGTGACTTGGCTTTCACGGGCACCATCTGGATCACGGCCGACAGTTACGCCCTGCGCCGCGTCGATTTGACGGTAGCGCCCAAAGCTAACCTCAACTTCGTTGACCAGGTTAAGGTGCAGCAGGAATTGGTGCCTTCCGAGGCGGCCAGTCAGTGGCTGCCCAAACGAACCCATGTCGTGATCGGGTTGAAGCCGACCAAAGGCAGCACGGGCTTTCTGGCTGATTTTACCACCATCAATTCCAATTTCGACGTCAATCACCCTAAGCCTCTGGTTTTCTATGCATTACCCGTAGAAACCATGCCGGATGCGTACGCTCCGCTGACGGCTGACTACTGGGAGAAAAACCGGCCCGACTCGCTGTCGCTCGATGAGCAGCGCACGTTTGCGGTGCTGGACTCGGTACGGAAGCTCCCTTCCGTGCACTCGACGCTGGAACTGGCCGACATCGTCGTGAACGGCTACAAACGCGTGGGCAACTGGGATTTAGGTCCGGTGATCAATACGTATTCCTTCAACAGCATCGAGGGAAACCGCTTTCGGGTGGGCTTCCGCACCACGCCGGAAATCAGCGCCGACTGGCTGACGCGGGCTTACCTCGCTTATGGTACCCGCGACGGCCGCTTCAAATACGGCGTGCGCGTGAGCCGCATCCTCAACCGCCGCACCTGGACGGTGGCCACCGTGGAGCGCCGCCACGACATCGACCAAGTAGCGCTGCTCGACAACGATTACGCCCTCGAAAACCCACTCTATGAAATGTCGGCGCGCATGGGCAACATCTCCAACGGCCGGCCGCTCATGCGCGACCTCAACACCCTGACGCTCCAAACCGATCTGTTTCGGGGCTTTACCCAGAAGGTCAGCCTGCGCTACCAGCGGTTCAATCCACTTTACAACTTTGCTTATTACAATACGGATGTGCGCCAGCCCGGGGCGCCCACCAAGGACGATTATGCCCTCACCGAACTGGTGCTGGAATCACGCTACGCCCGCGATGAAGTCCTGATCCAGAACCAGAACCGCCGCTACGCCATCGGCCTGATGAAGTGGCCTGTGCTGACCTTCCGCTACACCGCCGGTTTTGACAACGTGCTGGGCAGCGATTTTAAGTATCACAAATTCAACCTGTTAGTCACACAAAGCGTGAAGATCGGCCAGCTTGGTCGCACCGATTACGTCCTCGATGGCGGCTATATTCCGAGCACCGTCCCGTACCCGGTACTCAAGACGCACTTGGGCAATGAGTCGCCGTTTTACAACGGGGCCGCGTTCAACCTGATGCGTTACTTCGAATACGTCAGTGACCGCTACGTTTCTTTCCGTTTTGAAAATCACTTCGAGGGCTTCCTGCTCAACAGTGTGCCGGCAATCAAGCGGCTGAACTGGCGCCTGATCGCCAGTGGTAATGTCCTTTACGGCAGCGTGAGCGACGCCAATCGGGCCATCAATCCGCCTTTCGATGCCACGGGCACGCCGCTACCGACATTCCAGTCATTGGGCCGCACACCCTATGCCGAAGCGGGGTACGGTATTGAGAACATTTTCAAGGTGGTGCGCATCGACTTCCTGCACCGGCTGACTTACCGCAACGTGCCTGGCGCCCGCAATTTTGGAGTTAAGCTAAGTTTGCAGTTCAAACTATAA
- a CDS encoding homogentisate 1,2-dioxygenase, with protein MAYYHRVGQIPHKRHTQFRQPDGSLYSEQLVGTLGFHGVSSLLYHIHPPTQIKEVGAPVPYGAKYLKERPLQPSHLRTLAQTTTGGDYLQARQTLLGNADVTLSICNPTERRMQYYYKNALADEVIFVHEGRGELWSQLGKVAFEPGDYVVVPRTIIHQLHFEEGPVRLFIIESFSPIETCRRYRNHFGQLLEHAPYCERDMRPPHELIIQTEPGEYLVQIKKEGFLHQLTYAHSPFDVVGWDGYFYPYAFSIHDFEPITGRIHQPPPVHQTFEAHNFVICSFVPRLFDYHPLSIPAPYNHSNVDSDEVLYYVAGNFMSRKGIDLASFTVHPSGIPHGPHPGTVEASIGKTETRELAVMVDTFRPLYLTDVALQYLDEKYPMSWNPDFVHEPPRSADMMD; from the coding sequence ATGGCTTATTATCACCGCGTTGGCCAGATCCCGCACAAGCGCCACACCCAATTCCGACAACCCGATGGCTCACTTTATTCCGAGCAGTTGGTAGGCACGCTTGGGTTTCATGGTGTTTCGTCGTTGCTCTACCACATTCACCCACCCACCCAAATTAAAGAAGTAGGTGCGCCTGTACCCTACGGCGCTAAATACCTAAAGGAAAGACCATTACAGCCCAGTCACTTACGCACCCTAGCGCAGACTACCACCGGCGGCGACTACTTGCAGGCGCGTCAAACGCTGCTTGGCAACGCCGACGTGACGCTCAGCATCTGCAACCCGACCGAGCGCCGGATGCAGTATTACTACAAAAACGCGCTAGCCGATGAAGTAATCTTTGTGCACGAAGGCCGCGGCGAATTGTGGAGCCAACTGGGCAAGGTAGCTTTCGAACCCGGTGATTATGTGGTAGTTCCGCGCACCATCATTCATCAGCTCCACTTTGAGGAAGGTCCGGTTCGGCTGTTTATCATCGAGTCGTTTAGCCCCATCGAAACGTGCCGGCGCTACCGCAATCATTTCGGGCAGCTGCTGGAGCACGCGCCCTATTGTGAGCGCGACATGCGACCGCCTCACGAACTGATTATCCAGACGGAACCCGGCGAGTACCTCGTCCAGATCAAGAAAGAAGGTTTTCTGCATCAGCTTACTTACGCGCACTCGCCGTTTGACGTGGTGGGTTGGGATGGCTATTTCTACCCGTATGCCTTTAGCATTCATGACTTTGAGCCCATTACGGGCCGCATTCACCAGCCGCCGCCCGTGCACCAGACATTTGAGGCGCACAACTTTGTGATCTGCTCGTTTGTGCCGCGACTCTTTGATTATCACCCTCTTAGCATTCCGGCACCTTACAACCACTCCAACGTCGACTCCGACGAGGTGCTGTATTATGTGGCGGGAAATTTTATGTCGCGCAAGGGCATTGACCTGGCCTCCTTCACGGTGCATCCCAGCGGCATTCCGCACGGGCCACACCCGGGCACTGTGGAAGCGAGCATCGGCAAAACCGAAACCCGCGAGCTGGCCGTGATGGTGGACACGTTCCGGCCGCTTTACCTCACCGACGTGGCGTTGCAGTACCTCGACGAGAAATACCCGATGAGCTGGAACCCGGATTTTGTGCACGAGCCGCCCCGCTCGGCCGATATGATGGATTAA
- a CDS encoding transglutaminase-like domain-containing protein: MKILSTSLRRVRTWSVALLLTTSGALAVTAYAPKSTSATALRSRAFRFEYQATVRDIPTGAKQVDLWLPVPHSDKSQNINDLQVDSPYPYEVVTSQYGNHILHLNLLNPKEIAFTVTMHFDALRREHINPTLVPTASRKAPTEPADPDMQRWLQPDKLVPLDNQIKTWATEVVAKANAKTDLEKARAIYEHVVSTVKYDKSGQGWGRGDIYYACDARRGNCTDFHAVFIGYCRAVGIPARFSIGFPLPADRGEGQVQGYHCWAEFYTKETGWVPVDASEAAKDPSRRTYFFGAHDENRVEFTRGRDLALAPPQHNGPLNFFIYPYAEVDGKPFTSIDKKFSYHDAAPAPASK; this comes from the coding sequence GTGAAAATCCTTTCTACCTCCCTACGCCGCGTACGCACGTGGAGCGTCGCGCTGCTGCTAACTACTTCCGGTGCGCTGGCGGTCACGGCTTACGCACCCAAAAGCACTTCGGCTACGGCGTTGCGGAGCCGCGCTTTCCGCTTTGAATACCAGGCTACGGTGCGCGATATCCCGACGGGGGCCAAGCAAGTCGATCTGTGGCTGCCGGTTCCGCACTCCGATAAGTCGCAGAATATCAATGATTTGCAAGTTGATTCGCCGTATCCTTACGAAGTGGTGACGTCGCAATACGGCAATCACATCCTGCATCTGAATCTGCTGAACCCGAAAGAAATTGCTTTCACGGTGACGATGCATTTTGATGCGTTGCGCCGGGAGCACATCAACCCAACTCTCGTGCCCACCGCCAGCCGCAAAGCCCCCACCGAGCCTGCCGATCCCGACATGCAGCGTTGGCTTCAGCCCGATAAACTGGTGCCCCTCGACAACCAGATCAAAACCTGGGCTACGGAAGTCGTGGCGAAAGCCAACGCCAAAACGGATTTGGAAAAAGCCCGCGCTATTTACGAGCACGTCGTCTCGACAGTGAAGTACGACAAGTCGGGGCAGGGCTGGGGCCGCGGCGACATTTATTACGCCTGTGATGCCCGGCGCGGCAATTGCACCGACTTCCACGCAGTGTTTATTGGCTACTGCCGGGCCGTCGGCATTCCGGCGCGTTTCAGCATCGGCTTCCCGCTTCCTGCCGATCGTGGCGAAGGCCAAGTGCAAGGCTACCATTGCTGGGCCGAGTTCTACACCAAGGAAACAGGCTGGGTGCCCGTCGATGCCTCCGAAGCGGCCAAAGACCCATCACGCCGCACATATTTCTTCGGTGCCCACGACGAAAATCGCGTCGAGTTTACCCGGGGCCGCGATCTGGCGCTGGCTCCGCCGCAGCACAACGGGCCGCTCAATTTCTTCATCTACCCCTATGCGGAAGTAGACGGCAAACCTTTCACCAGCATCGATAAGAAGTTCTCTTACCACGATGCCGCACCAGCCCCTGCTTCTAAATAG
- a CDS encoding HEAT repeat domain-containing protein — protein sequence MSDVNTNLRNALDLFWKYVAHHQGATSVEEVKVDFWDDDQDTPERRALRNNLLQAVAHEIELQNWGKGDVAGIDLLLEAITADYLHEEVLYDCLEHLRVNCRTLLMTRGMLSPLHHTRYLMAEHVAQYNVPDRSALLEFLICHDDHKLVIRYALNSLSDLHPAQAVPYALERLADEDEYIRLSSVLALQAARQNLPVEVIKPLLNDPSEYVRDVATVMVQRA from the coding sequence ATGAGCGACGTGAATACAAATCTGCGAAATGCGCTGGATCTGTTTTGGAAGTATGTAGCACACCATCAGGGGGCTACCTCGGTGGAAGAAGTAAAAGTTGATTTTTGGGACGACGACCAGGATACGCCCGAGCGCCGCGCACTGCGCAACAACCTGCTGCAAGCGGTAGCCCACGAAATCGAGTTGCAAAATTGGGGCAAAGGCGACGTAGCAGGCATTGACCTGCTGCTGGAAGCCATTACGGCCGATTATCTGCACGAAGAAGTGCTGTACGATTGCCTGGAGCACTTGCGCGTAAACTGCCGCACGCTGCTCATGACGCGGGGCATGCTTTCGCCGCTGCACCACACGCGTTATCTCATGGCCGAGCACGTGGCGCAATACAACGTGCCGGACCGCAGCGCGCTGCTAGAGTTTTTGATTTGCCACGACGACCACAAATTGGTCATCCGGTATGCTCTCAATTCCCTATCCGATTTGCATCCGGCGCAAGCCGTACCCTACGCCTTAGAGCGTCTGGCGGATGAGGACGAATACATTCGGCTGTCGAGCGTGCTGGCGTTGCAGGCGGCCCGGCAAAACCTGCCGGTAGAAGTCATCAAGCCCCTGCTCAACGACCCCAGCGAATACGTCCGGGATGTGGCTACAGTAATGGTACAACGAGCTTAA
- a CDS encoding S41 family peptidase produces MNAEPNAEPTPKSGTTPDPKPRTSRRPMRQPLLLAVALACGVLLGANPFRPSSQNPDATSRGYLKFKEILSYVDRDYVDTVDAEQLSDYAISRMLERLDPHSVYIPAQEEQKVSAFLQNDFDGVGVEFNLFRDTATVIAPLNGGPAEQAGLQPGDRILAVNGTRVTGTHVTMDQMFGLLRGPRGSNVQLQVLRRHQSRPMTVSVTRSRIPNSSVEVAYMVDNQTGYIKITRFASGTYDDFKQALGDLKRQGLSRLVLDLRGNPGGYLDRATKLADEFISGTRKLVYTDGKGDQYDTQTYSRVLGEFEEGPLVVLVDEGSASAAEVVAGALQDHDRALIVGRRTFGKGLVQQPITLADGSELRLTIARYYTPSGRSIQKSYRNGLAAYEKDLTERARHGEYFHADSIHFADSLRFRTDHGRTVYGGGGIMPDLFVPRDTMAASSYFTRLQGRNMLREFALNFYQDHKTELEGMRFEQFKSTFQISDTQLQSLAARAANEGIATNATCLRRCSPLLRNQLKAYIARSAYGKTAYFQVLHDRDPEMQQALHAVGDGVTLLAQGLTMK; encoded by the coding sequence ATGAACGCCGAGCCGAACGCGGAGCCGACGCCTAAGTCGGGAACTACGCCGGACCCCAAGCCTCGCACTTCGAGGCGGCCAATGCGGCAGCCGCTGCTGTTGGCCGTGGCGTTGGCGTGCGGAGTGTTGCTAGGAGCCAACCCGTTTCGGCCATCCAGCCAAAACCCCGACGCCACGTCGCGCGGCTACCTGAAGTTCAAGGAGATTCTGAGCTACGTCGACCGCGATTACGTCGATACGGTAGATGCCGAACAGCTTTCGGACTATGCCATCAGCCGGATGCTGGAGCGCCTCGATCCGCACTCGGTGTACATCCCGGCTCAGGAGGAACAAAAGGTGTCTGCTTTCCTGCAAAACGACTTTGATGGCGTAGGCGTGGAATTCAACCTGTTCCGCGATACAGCCACCGTGATTGCCCCCCTAAACGGTGGCCCGGCGGAGCAAGCCGGCCTCCAGCCCGGCGACCGGATTTTGGCCGTCAACGGCACGCGCGTCACGGGCACCCATGTAACTATGGATCAGATGTTTGGCCTGCTGCGCGGTCCGCGCGGCAGCAATGTGCAGCTACAAGTACTGCGCCGCCACCAAAGCCGGCCAATGACTGTATCCGTAACGCGGAGCCGCATTCCCAATAGCTCGGTGGAAGTTGCGTACATGGTCGATAACCAGACTGGCTACATCAAGATAACGCGCTTTGCATCGGGCACTTACGATGATTTCAAACAAGCTCTTGGCGACCTAAAGCGCCAAGGACTGAGCCGGTTGGTGCTGGATTTGCGCGGCAACCCAGGTGGGTACCTCGATCGCGCCACCAAACTAGCCGACGAGTTTATCAGCGGTACTCGCAAGCTGGTCTACACCGATGGCAAAGGCGATCAGTACGACACCCAAACCTACTCGCGCGTACTGGGCGAGTTTGAGGAAGGCCCGTTGGTAGTGCTCGTTGACGAAGGCAGCGCTTCGGCGGCCGAAGTAGTCGCCGGTGCCTTGCAGGACCATGACCGTGCTCTGATTGTGGGCCGCCGCACGTTTGGCAAAGGCCTTGTCCAGCAGCCCATTACCCTAGCCGATGGTTCGGAATTGCGCCTCACCATTGCCCGTTACTACACGCCATCTGGTCGCTCGATTCAGAAGTCGTACCGCAACGGGTTGGCCGCCTACGAAAAGGATTTGACGGAGCGGGCGCGTCACGGCGAGTATTTCCACGCCGACAGCATCCACTTTGCCGATTCGCTGCGCTTCCGCACCGACCACGGGCGGACAGTGTATGGCGGCGGCGGCATCATGCCCGATTTGTTTGTGCCCCGCGACACGATGGCGGCTTCGTCGTACTTCACGCGCTTGCAGGGCCGCAATATGCTGCGGGAGTTTGCGCTCAATTTCTACCAAGATCACAAGACGGAGCTGGAAGGTATGCGTTTCGAGCAGTTCAAAAGCACTTTCCAAATCTCTGATACTCAATTACAAAGCCTAGCAGCTCGGGCAGCGAACGAAGGCATTGCAACGAATGCAACTTGTCTGCGCCGCTGCTCGCCCCTGTTGCGCAACCAGCTGAAGGCCTACATCGCCCGCAGCGCCTATGGCAAAACGGCTTACTTCCAAGTGCTGCACGACCGTGACCCTGAGATGCAGCAAGCTTTACACGCTGTAGGCGACGGAGTAACCCTACTGGCCCAAGGCCTGACGATGAAATAG
- the ruvX gene encoding Holliday junction resolvase RuvX has protein sequence MGRILAIDYGNKRVGLAVTDPLQIIATPLETIHSQDLLAYLKAYHQREPLEALVVGMPRTLLNEPTDVTSAVIGLVRRLRRDMPEVPVYEVDERFTSRMAHQAMLAGGLSKKDRRDKATVDRVSATLILQSFLASR, from the coding sequence ATGGGCCGCATTCTTGCTATCGACTACGGCAACAAACGTGTGGGATTGGCGGTAACCGACCCGCTCCAGATTATCGCTACGCCCCTGGAAACCATACACAGCCAAGACCTTTTGGCCTACCTCAAAGCGTACCACCAACGAGAGCCGCTGGAGGCGCTAGTCGTGGGCATGCCCCGCACCCTGCTCAACGAACCAACGGACGTAACGAGTGCCGTAATTGGGCTAGTGCGTCGGTTGCGGCGCGATATGCCAGAAGTGCCTGTGTATGAGGTAGATGAACGGTTTACCTCGCGTATGGCGCATCAAGCGATGCTGGCCGGCGGACTATCCAAGAAAGACCGGCGCGACAAAGCCACCGTCGACCGCGTGAGCGCCACCCTGATTTTGCAATCTTTTTTAGCTTCCCGATGA